A DNA window from Armatimonadota bacterium contains the following coding sequences:
- a CDS encoding PEP-CTERM sorting domain-containing protein → MRAITLALGICCVGLASASFDLMLLGDNTTAGAQRVVRYDPVNRVVLGSFGTGFFNSNIQDIAVDMSANRAYVLDSLGYVRTFDYYTGEFLQMNYVTANYNQITFDSVSGRVLFSSISGPLGLVGKAYTTTFSSAQNYSPNYGVYGNMARRTDGNYYAYWDLNPGTTSFLVPRMFNVTTGVSSGVNSSSVGLGTIRGSLIGNDGRFYGLHLNSGNLNLYYCNTSFSGLVGGAGLMVGLGGTTFDNQDMVWGHGNVGYILDGNEISTYYGGMGIAGTQTLSFATGANIRGMALVIAPEPGQFVALGVGLCGLFLRRRKRDS, encoded by the coding sequence ATGCGCGCGATTACGTTGGCTCTTGGAATTTGTTGTGTTGGCTTGGCTTCGGCCAGCTTTGATTTGATGTTGTTAGGCGACAATACGACTGCGGGTGCCCAGCGTGTTGTGCGTTATGATCCAGTGAATCGCGTGGTTTTGGGATCTTTTGGCACGGGCTTTTTCAATAGCAATATCCAAGACATCGCTGTTGACATGAGCGCGAATCGGGCTTATGTTTTAGACTCATTGGGTTACGTGCGTACGTTTGATTATTACACCGGCGAATTTCTTCAGATGAATTATGTGACTGCTAACTACAATCAGATCACATTTGATTCGGTTAGTGGCCGCGTTCTCTTTTCTAGCATTAGCGGGCCATTGGGGCTTGTTGGAAAGGCTTACACGACTACATTTAGCTCCGCGCAAAATTATTCGCCGAATTACGGTGTTTATGGAAATATGGCCCGGCGCACGGACGGAAACTATTACGCTTATTGGGATTTAAACCCTGGCACCACAAGTTTTCTCGTGCCGCGAATGTTTAATGTGACTACAGGCGTTTCTTCTGGCGTCAATTCTTCCTCGGTTGGCCTTGGTACGATTCGTGGTTCTTTGATTGGTAACGATGGTCGTTTTTACGGTCTGCATTTAAACAGCGGCAACCTCAATCTGTATTACTGTAATACGAGTTTTTCGGGATTAGTCGGCGGTGCTGGACTGATGGTTGGATTGGGTGGAACCACCTTTGACAATCAAGATATGGTTTGGGGGCATGGTAATGTCGGCTATATCTTGGACGGAAACGAAATCTCAACGTATTATGGGGGCATGGGGATTGCTGGAACGCAAACCTTATCTTTCGCGACCGGTGCAAATATTCGCGGGATGGCATTGGTGATTGCTCCAGAACCTGGGCAGTTTGTTGCACTCGGCGTTGGGTTGTGTGGCTTGTTCTTGCGCCGCCGAAAACGCGATTCCTAA
- the recJ gene encoding single-stranded-DNA-specific exonuclease RecJ — MVISPRPDCRWIVKQHDPELATRIGNEHGLPPLVSRLLVNRGIVDSGAIEAFLNPSLDNLHDPKLLPDYDEAVKQILSARELGHKIFIHGDYDVDGVTSTALFSRFLSKIGCDIISHVPHRMKEGYGIHISVVDRAHEQGAKLFLTCDCGASAIEQIIRAKELGMNVVVTDHHLLKENLPPADAIVNPHRSDSIYPYPNLSGVGVVFKLCAGITAELGHSLDHYYRAYLDLATLGTVADIMPLTGENRIIVANGLERVQLSQKPGLRALISKINLKGKLTTRNIGFNLGPRLNAAGRIDDAALSLKLMLATEDDVAMEIADQLEALNNERRSEQERVVAEAMEMVGASEDFDLPLVILAKEGWHEGLVGLMAGNLVKEYYRPAFVARIMDGEAKGSARSIPGFHLADALNRVGHLLNSHGGHELAAGFSMDIENFDEFKRLLLEDAAKVLSPELLVRTLTIDAETTIRETNLDSLAQLARLEPYGQANPEPLFLARGVKLSHTMPMKDPSHVRAVFSDGRKNIVTGVGFGIAPLFEGISPGDTVSVVFTTEIDTYGGKESAKWMIKDVMKES; from the coding sequence ATGGTCATTTCGCCCCGCCCCGACTGCCGCTGGATCGTCAAACAGCACGATCCTGAACTGGCGACCAGAATCGGCAATGAACATGGGTTGCCACCATTGGTCTCTCGGCTGCTGGTGAATCGAGGGATCGTCGACTCCGGCGCGATCGAAGCTTTTCTCAATCCGAGCCTCGACAATCTTCACGATCCAAAGCTGCTGCCAGATTACGACGAAGCGGTCAAGCAGATTCTCTCCGCTCGAGAGCTCGGACACAAGATTTTTATCCACGGCGACTACGACGTGGACGGCGTTACCAGCACCGCGCTATTCAGCAGATTCCTTTCCAAGATCGGCTGCGACATCATCTCGCACGTTCCTCACCGGATGAAGGAAGGGTATGGCATTCACATTTCTGTGGTTGACCGCGCCCACGAGCAAGGCGCAAAGCTCTTCTTGACTTGCGACTGCGGCGCGAGTGCGATCGAGCAGATCATCCGCGCTAAAGAGCTTGGCATGAATGTAGTCGTCACCGACCACCACTTGCTCAAAGAGAATCTTCCGCCAGCCGATGCGATCGTCAATCCGCACCGATCGGACTCGATTTATCCGTATCCAAATCTGAGCGGCGTCGGAGTTGTATTCAAGCTCTGCGCGGGAATCACCGCCGAACTTGGCCACTCGCTGGATCATTACTACCGCGCCTACCTGGACCTGGCTACGCTAGGCACAGTCGCGGACATCATGCCTTTGACAGGCGAAAACCGGATCATTGTCGCCAACGGGCTCGAACGGGTCCAACTCAGCCAAAAGCCGGGACTGCGAGCGCTCATTTCAAAGATCAACCTCAAGGGCAAGCTCACGACTCGTAATATCGGATTCAACCTCGGCCCAAGATTGAACGCAGCAGGAAGAATCGATGATGCCGCACTCTCGCTCAAGTTAATGCTGGCGACGGAGGATGACGTCGCGATGGAGATTGCTGACCAGCTCGAAGCCTTGAACAACGAACGTCGCTCCGAACAAGAACGAGTCGTCGCCGAAGCAATGGAGATGGTCGGGGCCAGTGAAGATTTTGACCTTCCGCTCGTCATTTTGGCCAAAGAAGGATGGCACGAAGGGCTGGTCGGTTTGATGGCAGGAAATTTGGTCAAAGAGTACTACCGCCCGGCTTTCGTCGCCCGGATCATGGACGGAGAGGCGAAAGGGTCCGCTCGGTCGATCCCTGGCTTCCATCTTGCCGATGCGCTAAACCGCGTTGGGCACCTGCTCAACTCGCACGGCGGTCATGAACTCGCAGCCGGCTTCTCGATGGATATCGAGAACTTTGATGAATTCAAGCGATTGCTACTGGAGGATGCAGCCAAAGTGCTTTCACCAGAACTTCTTGTCCGGACGCTGACCATCGACGCAGAAACGACCATCCGCGAAACGAATCTGGATTCCCTTGCCCAACTCGCAAGATTGGAGCCGTATGGACAAGCAAATCCCGAGCCGCTCTTCCTCGCAAGAGGCGTCAAGCTCTCGCACACGATGCCAATGAAAGACCCTAGCCACGTCCGCGCGGTGTTTAGCGACGGGCGCAAGAACATCGTGACGGGTGTCGGATTCGGGATCGCGCCGCTATTCGAGGGAATCAGTCCGGGAGATACCGTCTCGGTGGTGTTCACCACCGAAATCGACACTTACGGCGGGAAAGAATCCGCCAAGTGGATGATTAAAGACGTGATGAAGGAATCTTAA
- a CDS encoding TIGR00266 family protein — MHYELLYQPAFAVARITLQPGESIRAESGAMIGMSPNVEISSKLPGGIGKAIGRVLGGESIFQTTFTAHNSIGEVLLAPATPGDILPINPGAGLVVTSGCYLAGQTHLEMKTVASMKGFFAGEGLFMMQLIGDGLALLSSFGAVHAVNLEPGQQYVVDTGNLVAFTLGMNYAVRAAQKSLLGSFTSGEGYVVNLTGPGQIYIQTRTLNLGGSGGNGVNLLNLFN, encoded by the coding sequence ATGCATTACGAGCTGTTGTATCAACCTGCGTTCGCCGTGGCCCGAATCACCTTGCAACCTGGCGAGAGCATTCGCGCTGAAAGTGGCGCGATGATTGGGATGTCGCCAAATGTCGAAATCAGCAGCAAGCTCCCAGGTGGCATTGGCAAGGCGATCGGCCGAGTATTGGGTGGCGAGAGCATCTTCCAAACCACGTTCACCGCTCACAATTCGATTGGAGAAGTTCTGCTAGCACCCGCCACTCCAGGAGATATCCTTCCGATTAATCCCGGCGCCGGGCTCGTAGTCACCAGCGGTTGTTACCTCGCAGGGCAGACTCACCTCGAAATGAAGACAGTCGCCTCCATGAAAGGCTTCTTTGCGGGAGAAGGTCTGTTCATGATGCAACTGATTGGCGATGGGCTGGCTCTTCTTAGCTCATTTGGAGCGGTTCATGCGGTCAACCTCGAGCCTGGTCAACAATACGTTGTCGATACGGGAAATCTGGTCGCGTTCACTCTCGGGATGAACTATGCTGTGCGCGCTGCGCAAAAGAGCTTGCTCGGTTCGTTCACCTCTGGCGAAGGATATGTGGTGAATCTGACCGGACCAGGCCAAATTTACATTCAAACACGGACATTGAACCTTGGCGGATCTGGTGGAAACGGTGTCAACCTGCTGAATCTGTTCAACTAA
- a CDS encoding peptidyl-prolyl cis-trans isomerase: MSYLKKGLLLATLIFASLANAQSDPTKPVATVNGETISGLEYFRRMEFLPGVGRMVRGEFTETWPGYIAMQQLINERLILQLAKERGVFPKEADVKAELDSKVAANPKLIENLAKVGISKADLENQIRVDLAEFNIITQGITITDLEVEKHYKDNPSRFTIPKRYKLRLIAIPAERKASVEADLAAGKPFADVATKYSTDPSSLQGGSIGEVPANAFSEPVLKVLDATKIGTATDWVQGNTGLFKFYIEDIKPQEKIPLDDNLKKQLRKSLMLDRGRVKNNIEKLMAEMRKKAKIEVVQPGLSDMIKDWQLSPIAD, translated from the coding sequence ATGTCGTATTTGAAAAAAGGCCTTTTGCTGGCCACCCTGATTTTTGCGAGCTTGGCCAATGCTCAGAGCGATCCGACCAAACCAGTTGCCACCGTTAATGGCGAAACCATTTCTGGACTCGAATACTTCCGGCGCATGGAATTTTTGCCAGGCGTCGGCCGGATGGTGCGGGGAGAATTCACCGAAACTTGGCCGGGATACATTGCCATGCAGCAGCTCATCAATGAGCGGTTGATCCTACAACTCGCCAAAGAGCGAGGAGTATTCCCGAAAGAGGCCGATGTCAAGGCAGAACTTGATTCCAAGGTCGCTGCTAATCCAAAGCTAATCGAGAACCTCGCCAAAGTAGGCATCTCGAAGGCAGATTTGGAGAATCAAATCCGAGTTGACCTCGCCGAATTCAATATCATCACCCAAGGCATCACCATCACCGATCTGGAAGTCGAAAAGCACTACAAAGACAATCCAAGCCGGTTCACGATTCCAAAGCGGTACAAGCTGCGCCTGATTGCCATTCCAGCCGAGCGAAAGGCGAGCGTCGAGGCCGATCTCGCTGCGGGCAAACCGTTTGCAGACGTTGCCACCAAGTACAGCACCGATCCTAGCTCGCTTCAAGGCGGAAGCATCGGCGAGGTCCCAGCCAACGCTTTTTCCGAACCAGTTCTTAAGGTACTCGATGCGACCAAGATCGGTACCGCGACGGACTGGGTGCAAGGCAACACAGGCCTGTTTAAGTTCTATATCGAAGATATCAAGCCTCAAGAGAAGATTCCACTAGACGACAACCTCAAGAAGCAACTTCGAAAGAGCTTGATGCTCGACCGGGGCCGTGTCAAGAACAACATTGAAAAGCTGATGGCAGAAATGCGAAAGAAAGCAAAGATCGAAGTCGTTCAACCAGGCCTGAGCGACATGATCAAAGACTGGCAGCTCAGCCCAATCGCCGACTGA
- a CDS encoding PDZ domain-containing protein: MAVSTALLALSGQAVPSNNLEMAASGLVALGSKESPSGFAVLISDQGLFLASSVVAKSNSTIGFSRSGQTLRMRKIGADSMTQLVLLEAQDWRTGQFNPVRLASESDVLTQRLVAMSSDGPIFGQLISQNRNGLLQSSRRYVRLWELEFESTGRKLGGAPVLTVDGRLAGILNATLEPVFGMGQAQPKGLANQAAPEKFGPHGVTVGYALGPKVLSRVVEGFLSEDHEVDHPFVGILYKNASGGVVVTSVSKGSPAGKIGLRPGDIITRFGELQSPDSISLAVMLFEAEVEETMAVRFKRGEEVYVRDLKIESTSRKSTQSGSITLEP; this comes from the coding sequence TTGGCAGTTAGTACCGCTTTGCTTGCGCTCTCTGGGCAAGCCGTTCCAAGCAACAACTTGGAGATGGCTGCCTCGGGACTGGTGGCTCTGGGTTCGAAGGAATCGCCTTCGGGCTTCGCGGTACTGATCTCGGATCAAGGCTTGTTCCTTGCCTCGAGTGTTGTAGCAAAGTCCAACAGCACCATCGGGTTTTCGCGTTCTGGCCAGACATTGCGCATGCGCAAAATCGGCGCAGACTCAATGACCCAACTCGTGCTCCTGGAAGCTCAAGATTGGCGGACTGGACAATTTAATCCAGTGCGGTTGGCGAGCGAAAGCGATGTTTTGACACAGCGATTGGTGGCGATGAGTAGCGACGGACCGATCTTTGGGCAACTGATTTCCCAAAATCGAAACGGTCTTTTGCAATCGAGCCGCCGCTACGTCCGGCTATGGGAGCTTGAGTTCGAATCGACGGGCAGAAAGCTTGGGGGCGCACCAGTTCTTACCGTTGATGGCCGATTGGCTGGAATTCTGAACGCCACACTCGAACCGGTTTTTGGAATGGGCCAGGCACAGCCGAAAGGACTTGCGAACCAAGCCGCTCCAGAAAAGTTCGGACCACACGGGGTGACTGTAGGCTATGCGCTTGGTCCAAAAGTTCTCTCTCGAGTCGTCGAGGGATTTCTTTCAGAAGACCATGAAGTCGATCACCCATTCGTAGGAATTCTGTATAAGAACGCGAGCGGCGGAGTGGTGGTCACCAGCGTTTCCAAGGGATCGCCTGCAGGCAAGATAGGGCTGCGCCCTGGAGACATCATCACCCGATTCGGCGAACTTCAATCGCCCGATTCAATCTCTCTTGCCGTGATGCTGTTTGAAGCCGAAGTCGAAGAAACAATGGCAGTTCGGTTTAAGCGCGGGGAAGAGGTTTACGTTCGCGATCTCAAGATCGAATCAACATCGCGAAAATCCACTCAGTCCGGCTCGATCACCCTCGAGCCTTAA
- the secE gene encoding preprotein translocase subunit SecE, with product MKTMGKDEAPTSGMTPAGGAPKGNRGAVPVPNFKKRGVRGFIQDVRAEAKKVHWPTRQEAMRLTGVVIAVCMMAVTILGVLSYGFGYVLELLFKSRG from the coding sequence ATGAAGACTATGGGAAAGGACGAAGCTCCAACATCCGGCATGACTCCCGCAGGCGGCGCACCCAAGGGTAACCGTGGCGCTGTTCCTGTGCCGAATTTCAAGAAGCGCGGTGTTCGCGGATTTATTCAGGACGTCCGCGCCGAAGCGAAGAAGGTGCATTGGCCCACGCGACAAGAAGCCATGCGTCTCACCGGCGTTGTCATCGCCGTTTGTATGATGGCAGTCACCATTCTCGGCGTACTTTCCTACGGGTTCGGATACGTTCTCGAACTCCTCTTCAAGTCGCGAGGTTAA
- the nusG gene encoding transcription termination/antitermination factor NusG: MAKAWYAVHTISGHENKVREVLTRRAQVEGFWDYDLFEILIPTEREQATRSGKRVVVDKKVFPGYILVQMNMTDDTYKLVKSTSGVTGFVQSGNKPVPLEDYEVRRIMSNLEASKETPKVAYVKADIIRVIEGPFSDYTGKIEEVNLEREKLKVLINIFGRETPVELDFAQVEKA; the protein is encoded by the coding sequence ATGGCAAAAGCATGGTACGCGGTCCACACGATTTCTGGACACGAAAACAAAGTACGCGAGGTGCTCACCCGCCGCGCCCAAGTCGAAGGTTTCTGGGATTACGACCTCTTTGAGATTCTGATTCCGACAGAGCGTGAACAGGCCACCCGGTCCGGCAAGCGCGTCGTGGTCGATAAGAAGGTCTTCCCTGGCTATATTCTCGTTCAGATGAACATGACCGACGACACCTACAAACTGGTCAAATCCACCAGCGGTGTCACAGGATTTGTTCAATCTGGCAACAAGCCAGTGCCGCTCGAAGATTACGAAGTTCGCCGAATCATGAGCAACCTCGAGGCCAGCAAGGAAACTCCAAAGGTGGCCTATGTCAAGGCAGACATCATTCGAGTCATCGAAGGGCCGTTTAGCGATTACACCGGCAAGATTGAAGAAGTCAACCTCGAGCGCGAGAAGCTCAAGGTGCTTATCAACATCTTTGGCCGAGAAACTCCGGTTGAACTCGATTTCGCTCAGGTAGAAAAGGCGTAA
- a CDS encoding MATE family efflux transporter, whose translation MPIGDVKEVWRLAWPAVALNGLQVINSLLDTYFVGHLPKSALTAHGSALNVIFLMFSLIMTVSVASTALVSRAFGAKQEAEYKEANRRCLVLGFLFGVVMMLVGLAIVPLLPRILVPETDHVAAEQFIKFLSIFSCSLPASAIITVLAGSLRGVGDTKSPMFFSGLQILIHMILNFFLIFPSREMYGVNVPGAGMGLPGAALALAISAWLSAVIYLFFVRGTALGNSFNFEIPTKSWTNRVFNIAGPGALQAILRVLSFSVFTFLLKSAPGAENAMGALRIGIAIEAIMFMPAFGLSMAAGALVGQNLGAKKPERAHQLGWVAGHSAAIVVAILSIPTFIFAPQIADILTGGDKPGIAYQAMMYIRILIVTEILFAYAMVMIGALQGAGDTRRTTWITIASLWGLRVPLALVLIHFFGPTGAWIAMSGSQAAQGLMAMWTWNQGHWKTIKV comes from the coding sequence TTGCCGATTGGGGATGTGAAGGAAGTTTGGAGACTCGCTTGGCCAGCCGTCGCTCTGAACGGCCTCCAGGTCATCAACAGCTTGTTAGACACGTATTTCGTGGGGCACCTTCCAAAGTCTGCGCTCACGGCTCATGGATCTGCGCTCAACGTGATCTTTCTAATGTTCTCGCTGATCATGACGGTGAGTGTCGCTAGCACAGCACTCGTCAGCCGGGCGTTTGGTGCAAAACAGGAAGCCGAGTACAAGGAAGCCAACCGCCGATGCCTAGTATTGGGGTTCCTCTTTGGCGTCGTCATGATGCTTGTAGGCTTGGCGATCGTCCCGCTGCTGCCCAGGATTTTGGTTCCTGAAACAGATCATGTCGCGGCGGAACAATTCATCAAGTTCCTGAGCATCTTCTCCTGTTCATTGCCGGCTTCGGCAATCATCACGGTGCTCGCGGGATCGTTGCGTGGAGTCGGAGATACCAAGTCGCCCATGTTCTTTAGCGGGCTGCAGATTCTGATCCACATGATCTTGAACTTCTTCCTGATTTTTCCGAGCAGGGAGATGTATGGCGTCAACGTCCCTGGGGCGGGGATGGGGTTACCGGGCGCAGCACTCGCGCTCGCCATTAGCGCTTGGCTCAGCGCGGTGATCTATTTGTTCTTTGTCCGAGGCACAGCGCTCGGGAATTCTTTCAACTTTGAAATTCCCACCAAGAGCTGGACCAACCGTGTGTTTAACATCGCGGGACCGGGCGCGCTGCAAGCGATCCTTCGGGTGCTGAGCTTTAGCGTTTTCACCTTCTTACTGAAAAGTGCTCCTGGCGCAGAAAACGCGATGGGCGCCCTAAGAATCGGCATCGCCATCGAAGCGATCATGTTCATGCCAGCGTTCGGACTCTCGATGGCAGCAGGCGCGCTCGTTGGTCAGAATCTCGGAGCAAAGAAGCCTGAGCGGGCGCACCAATTAGGGTGGGTTGCGGGGCATTCCGCCGCAATCGTTGTGGCTATTCTGTCTATTCCCACGTTCATCTTTGCCCCACAAATCGCAGACATTCTGACGGGCGGTGATAAGCCCGGGATTGCCTACCAAGCGATGATGTACATCCGAATCCTCATCGTAACCGAGATTCTGTTCGCCTATGCCATGGTTATGATCGGCGCGCTTCAAGGGGCGGGGGATACCAGGCGCACGACCTGGATCACGATCGCTTCACTGTGGGGACTGCGCGTACCGCTTGCGCTTGTTTTGATCCATTTCTTCGGGCCGACCGGAGCTTGGATTGCGATGAGTGGTTCGCAGGCGGCGCAAGGATTGATGGCGATGTGGACCTGGAATCAGGGGCACTGGAAAACGATCAAGGTCTAG
- a CDS encoding biotin--[acetyl-CoA-carboxylase] ligase — MKGTFAHDTWMVLDEVDSTQTVVAKMIERGEDSKVVYAAHQTAGKGRFDRHWLSNAGDSLTISIPFPDYADHPKPWLIGMAVAVAAAGAVHAKVRWPNDIVLDGKKCGGILTEIFADSKGRRIPVVGLGLNLNQTEMPEEIAETATSLAIHRSGQHDPVRMAKAILDRLEGMPEPEEWESICGVWMHFDATPGKKYQLPNGDIAIAIGIGPDGELIASVDGETTSIMVADALFGPQ; from the coding sequence ATGAAGGGAACATTTGCTCACGACACTTGGATGGTGCTGGACGAGGTGGATTCGACACAGACCGTCGTGGCCAAAATGATCGAGCGCGGCGAAGATTCGAAGGTGGTTTACGCTGCGCATCAGACCGCCGGGAAGGGAAGATTCGATCGACATTGGCTGAGCAATGCTGGGGATTCTTTGACGATTTCCATCCCATTCCCGGATTACGCCGACCATCCTAAGCCTTGGCTAATCGGCATGGCGGTGGCCGTTGCCGCCGCTGGAGCGGTGCACGCGAAGGTTCGCTGGCCCAACGACATCGTGCTCGACGGCAAAAAGTGCGGCGGAATTCTGACTGAGATTTTTGCAGACTCTAAGGGCCGCCGAATTCCGGTCGTTGGGTTGGGCCTTAATCTGAATCAAACCGAAATGCCCGAAGAGATTGCAGAGACCGCGACAAGCCTCGCCATCCATCGGAGCGGGCAGCACGACCCGGTGCGGATGGCAAAGGCAATTTTGGACCGACTCGAAGGAATGCCGGAGCCGGAGGAGTGGGAGAGCATCTGTGGAGTGTGGATGCACTTCGACGCGACTCCCGGCAAGAAATATCAGCTTCCCAACGGCGACATTGCCATCGCGATTGGAATCGGGCCAGATGGTGAATTGATCGCCTCTGTGGACGGCGAAACAACGTCGATCATGGTTGCGGATGCGCTGTTTGGGCCGCAATAG
- a CDS encoding RNA polymerase sigma factor — protein MTTPVGAWDHQLDPDSDEALVLAAKAGNFDAFEKLFDRHRQMVYRFAFQMCGRRDDAEDIVQEVFVRAYKNLERYRDEAKFTTWLLRIATNLGTDRARMSNRRQHLEQQEAQGALSWMTANVNDDPVDNLEGDRRVMILRKAIAALPEHHRNMIVLRDIEERDYEEIGQICGCTVGGAKLRVLRARRALRDRMLPLLEEKN, from the coding sequence ATGACAACCCCTGTGGGTGCCTGGGATCACCAACTAGATCCCGACAGCGACGAGGCATTAGTTCTCGCGGCAAAGGCAGGCAACTTCGATGCATTCGAAAAGTTGTTTGATCGTCATCGGCAAATGGTGTACCGATTTGCTTTTCAGATGTGTGGGCGGCGCGATGATGCCGAAGATATTGTACAGGAGGTGTTTGTTCGTGCCTACAAAAACCTGGAGCGGTATCGAGACGAAGCCAAGTTCACGACATGGTTGTTGCGGATCGCGACGAACCTAGGCACAGACCGAGCGCGGATGTCCAATCGACGGCAGCATTTGGAGCAGCAAGAAGCTCAAGGTGCGCTCAGTTGGATGACCGCCAATGTCAACGACGATCCGGTCGACAATTTAGAAGGTGATCGGCGCGTGATGATTCTGCGAAAAGCGATCGCCGCGCTCCCGGAGCACCACCGAAATATGATTGTTTTGCGCGACATTGAAGAGCGCGATTATGAGGAGATTGGGCAAATCTGTGGCTGTACGGTCGGAGGCGCAAAGCTCAGAGTGCTGAGAGCACGGCGAGCGCTGAGAGACCGAATGTTGCCCCTACTGGAGGAAAAGAATTGA
- a CDS encoding PQQ-dependent sugar dehydrogenase — MFSRTFALGFALLAPVSIFAQLGLSPVVSTLVRPVAVAQPPGETNRIFVVEQRGTGGAFPTTSGRIRIIKNGALLATNFLLVTGLTNTSEEGLLGLAFDPNYATNGTFYVYCTTTVSSVAVSQIRKYTVSAGNPDVANTTGDVIFQVNQPFNNHNGGTLRFGPDGYLYLGLGDGGSGNDPGNRALDINTTLGKIIRIDVNGDDFPADATKDYRIPPTNPFVGVAGEDEIWSIGVRNPWKWSFDRTDRNGFGGMFICDVGQDVREEVNYEPPYDVVIGQRPGTPYRNYGWRVWEGSRSTGLSGYAGLASPVFPIFEYTHAIGLSISGGTIYRGTRLGIQYWGDGFFGDYTGNFFYNLDLAINPITALCSNSPVLTATVPATASLTPSNPVAFETLNDGEIYVCEQGFATGSQRLSRIVSTTASRQLSGTIQYGNLDNSKRPRGVNMQVDITSTSGIDHTIGVGTSPSGAFTIPVPTGVGKIAIKPIHFLQKVVAFNSTSADVSGVTMNLINGDVDEDNEIASGDFDAVVLQFGNAGTGDVDEDGEVGASDFDIIVANFGISGDVL, encoded by the coding sequence ATGTTCTCAAGAACTTTTGCTTTAGGCTTTGCCTTGCTTGCGCCAGTCTCTATTTTTGCTCAACTCGGTCTCTCTCCTGTCGTCAGCACTTTGGTTCGGCCGGTCGCGGTGGCACAGCCGCCTGGAGAAACCAACCGAATCTTTGTCGTTGAGCAACGCGGCACCGGCGGAGCGTTCCCCACTACGTCTGGCCGAATCCGCATCATCAAGAACGGCGCGCTTTTGGCGACGAACTTTTTGCTCGTTACCGGCCTGACCAACACTTCCGAAGAAGGTTTGCTCGGTTTGGCGTTCGATCCAAACTACGCCACAAACGGCACATTCTATGTTTACTGCACCACCACGGTCAGTTCAGTCGCCGTCAGCCAGATTCGAAAATACACCGTTTCCGCCGGAAACCCTGACGTCGCCAACACCACCGGTGATGTGATTTTTCAAGTCAATCAACCATTCAACAATCACAACGGAGGCACTCTACGATTCGGCCCAGACGGCTACCTTTACCTTGGGCTCGGCGACGGAGGAAGTGGCAACGACCCCGGAAACCGCGCCTTGGACATCAACACCACGTTAGGCAAGATCATCCGGATTGATGTCAATGGCGATGATTTTCCAGCAGACGCGACAAAGGACTACCGCATTCCGCCCACAAATCCATTCGTTGGTGTTGCCGGCGAAGACGAAATCTGGAGCATTGGCGTCCGCAATCCGTGGAAGTGGTCTTTTGATCGAACAGATCGAAACGGCTTTGGCGGCATGTTCATCTGCGATGTCGGACAAGATGTCCGCGAGGAAGTCAACTACGAACCGCCATATGATGTCGTCATCGGTCAGCGGCCCGGAACTCCCTACCGAAACTACGGTTGGAGAGTTTGGGAAGGCTCCCGAAGCACTGGCCTTTCCGGTTATGCTGGATTGGCGTCGCCCGTATTCCCTATTTTCGAATACACACACGCAATCGGCTTAAGCATTAGCGGAGGCACGATTTACCGAGGCACTCGGCTCGGTATTCAATACTGGGGAGATGGTTTCTTTGGCGATTACACCGGCAACTTTTTCTACAATCTAGATCTTGCGATCAACCCGATTACCGCGCTATGCAGCAACTCGCCAGTTCTCACCGCGACGGTTCCCGCAACAGCAAGTTTAACGCCGAGCAATCCCGTTGCATTTGAGACGTTGAACGATGGTGAAATCTATGTTTGCGAGCAAGGATTTGCGACAGGAAGTCAGCGCCTCAGCAGAATCGTTTCGACGACGGCTTCGCGACAACTTTCTGGCACTATTCAATACGGAAACCTGGATAACAGCAAGCGGCCACGCGGCGTGAACATGCAAGTGGATATCACCAGCACTTCGGGGATCGATCACACCATCGGAGTAGGCACCAGTCCCTCCGGCGCGTTCACCATTCCCGTTCCGACAGGAGTTGGAAAAATTGCAATAAAGCCAATACACTTTTTGCAAAAGGTTGTGGCATTTAATAGCACCAGCGCAGACGTTTCCGGCGTAACGATGAACCTTATCAACGGTGACGTGGACGAAGACAACGAAATCGCATCCGGCGATTTTGATGCTGTTGTGTTGCAATTTGGCAATGCAGGAACCGGAGATGTGGACGAAGACGGCGAAGTTGGCGCAAGCGACTTCGACATTATCGTTGCAAACTTCGGGATTAGCGGCGACGTCCTCTAA